A single region of the Podospora pseudopauciseta strain CBS 411.78 chromosome 1, whole genome shotgun sequence genome encodes:
- the YTH1 gene encoding RNA-binding component of cleavage and polyadenylation factor (COG:A; EggNog:ENOG503NYHY; BUSCO:EOG092654KW) gives MAFLPPPAKQLLTHTPTPYTFTFTPFLQKTYQHSLPPPSSNLSSGDQQQSQPNNNNTGGFGSLVCKHWLRGLCKKGLTCEFLHEYNLRKMPECNFFVRNGYCSNGDECLYLHIDPSSKLPPCPHYDRGFCPLGPKCDKRHLKRNICLYYLAGFCPDGKQCRQGAHPRWTRDELMEKPTMKVEKTAEELEREEQERERHRERERERDMERRAERDRERGGDGDRHDRGHDKGGRFGRGGRGRWGGKRGGYRGRGGH, from the coding sequence atggcgTTCCTCCCGCCCCCAGCCAAACAACTCCTAacccacacacccaccccctacaccttcaccttcacccccttcctccaaaaAACCTACCaacactccctccccccacccagcagcaacctctCCTCAGGCGACCAACAAcaatcccaacccaacaacaacaacaccggcgGCTTCGGTTCCCTAGTCTGCAAACACTGGCTCCGCGGCCTCTGCAAAAAGGGCCTAACCTGCGAGTTCCTCCACGAGTACAACCTCCGCAAGATGCCCGAATGCAACTTCTTCGTCCGCAACGGCTACTGCTCCAACGGGGACGAGTGCCTCTACCTCCACATCGATCCCTCTTCCAAACTTCCCCCCTGCCCCCACTACGACCGCGGGTTTTGCCCCTTGGGGCCAAAATGCGACAAGAGACATTTAAAGAGAAACATATGTCTTTACTACCTCGCGGGGTTCTGCCCGGACGGGAAGCAGTGCAGGCAGGGGGCGCATCCAAGGTGGACGAGGGATGAGCTGATGGAGAAGCCTACTATGAAGGTGGAGAagacggcggaggagctggagcgggaggagcaggagagggagaggcatagggagcgggagagggagagggatatGGAACGGCGGGCGGAGAGGGATAGGGAgcggggtggggatggggatagGCATGATAGGGGGCATGACAAGGGGGGcaggtttgggaggggggggagggggaggtggggtgggaagaggggggggtatagagggagagggggtcaCTAG